A genomic segment from Bradyrhizobium sp. ISRA430 encodes:
- a CDS encoding HNH endonuclease signature motif containing protein has protein sequence MAVITAYNGRCALSGLPEPLLLDTAHIVADKDERYGQPVVSNGIPLSKTHHAAFDAHLIGIDPDYRLHVSDRLLAQNDGHRSPEAAPQFTCQVAPKTSPKVGSLEARMRPRGVSSPAVSMTKLP, from the coding sequence ATGGCCGTCATCACTGCCTACAACGGTCGTTGCGCATTGTCTGGACTGCCCGAACCTCTTCTTCTCGATACCGCACACATCGTAGCCGACAAGGACGAGCGCTACGGGCAACCCGTCGTTTCCAATGGCATCCCGCTGTCCAAAACCCATCACGCGGCGTTCGACGCGCATTTGATCGGCATCGATCCGGATTATCGCCTACACGTATCTGATCGCCTGCTGGCGCAGAACGATGGCCATCGAAGCCCTGAAGCGGCTCCACAATTCACTTGCCAAGTCGCGCCAAAGACCTCCCCGAAAGTCGGTAGTCTGGAGGCCCGCATGAGACCTAGGGGCGTCTCCTCGCCCGCAGTCTCAATGACCAAGCTGCCGTAG
- a CDS encoding recombinase family protein: MVTKLDRLARSARHLSELVDAPETKRVGLRILNFGGDAVDTRSATGRLMLNMFAAMAQFEREIMLERQREGIAKAKADGKYKGRKPTARAKAEDAVRLFRDGKKVVHVAKEVGIGRGSVYRALEAEGLA, translated from the coding sequence GTGGTCACGAAGCTGGATAGGCTCGCAAGAAGCGCGCGGCACCTCTCAGAGCTGGTGGATGCACCGGAAACCAAGCGCGTCGGCCTCCGCATCTTGAACTTTGGCGGCGACGCCGTGGATACCCGAAGTGCCACGGGAAGGCTGATGCTGAACATGTTCGCTGCCATGGCACAGTTCGAGCGCGAGATCATGCTTGAACGACAGCGCGAGGGCATCGCCAAGGCAAAGGCGGACGGCAAGTACAAGGGGCGGAAGCCCACGGCGCGAGCGAAGGCAGAAGATGCTGTGCGCCTCTTTCGAGATGGCAAGAAGGTCGTGCACGTAGCCAAGGAAGTAGGCATTGGGCGAGGCAGTGTCTACCGCGCCCTTGAAGCTGAGGGTCTCGCATGA